The following proteins are encoded in a genomic region of Xanthocytophaga agilis:
- a CDS encoding OsmC family protein: MKRTATALWNGTIKEGKGHLTTQSTVLNQTQYSFNSRFADGIGTNPEELMAAAHAGCFTMKLSLDLTTAGFTPESLETQSAIILDNGVITRSDLTLKARIPGIKEEQFQEIAAGAKATCPVSKAYNMEITLNASLI; encoded by the coding sequence ATGAAACGCACAGCAACCGCACTCTGGAATGGCACTATTAAAGAAGGAAAAGGCCATTTAACTACTCAAAGCACCGTCTTAAATCAAACTCAGTATTCATTTAACTCTCGCTTTGCAGATGGTATCGGCACCAATCCTGAAGAATTAATGGCAGCAGCTCATGCAGGATGTTTTACCATGAAACTGAGCCTTGATCTGACAACAGCCGGTTTTACTCCAGAATCATTAGAAACGCAATCTGCGATTATACTTGACAACGGAGTGATTACCCGTTCTGACCTGACATTGAAGGCTCGTATTCCAGGTATAAAAGAAGAACAATTTCAGGAAATCGCAGCAGGAGCAAAGGCTACTTGTCCGGTAAGTAAGGCGTATAATATGGAAATTACATTAAACGCATCTCTGATCTAA
- a CDS encoding alpha/beta hydrolase — protein MVYLFSGLGADHRVFQFLDLKDYPTKTIEWVLPFPSETLELYAQRLIHEQIQQKDNLILIGVSFGGIVATEVAKILKPRRVILISSVKNKHELPIYYRWIGMLQLDRWIPARWLLTPTLLTYYSFGVRSKQEIDLLNDILRNTDPIFLKWAIRQILTWQSIQKIENLVHIHGDKDRILPYKYTRNTIPIHAGGHLMIIRQVTQINAFISKLI, from the coding sequence ATGGTTTATTTGTTCAGTGGATTAGGAGCAGATCATCGCGTGTTTCAATTTCTTGACTTGAAGGATTACCCAACAAAAACAATTGAATGGGTGTTGCCGTTTCCTTCAGAGACGTTGGAGTTATATGCACAAAGACTAATACATGAGCAAATTCAGCAGAAAGACAATCTCATCCTGATTGGCGTTTCTTTTGGCGGGATTGTTGCTACAGAAGTAGCAAAGATTCTGAAGCCAAGAAGAGTCATTCTGATATCGAGTGTAAAAAATAAGCACGAATTACCAATATACTATCGTTGGATAGGTATGTTGCAACTGGATCGCTGGATACCAGCCCGATGGCTTCTCACTCCTACTCTATTGACCTATTATAGCTTTGGAGTTAGAAGCAAACAGGAGATAGATTTACTGAATGATATCCTCAGAAATACAGATCCTATATTCCTGAAATGGGCTATACGGCAGATTTTGACATGGCAGAGTATTCAAAAAATAGAAAATTTAGTGCATATTCACGGCGACAAAGATCGCATTTTGCCGTATAAATATACCAGAAACACCATTCCGATACATGCGGGTGGACATCTGATGATTATCCGGCAGGTGACACAAATCAATGCATTTATCTCAAAACTGATATGA
- a CDS encoding response regulator translates to MNTVSTSSQETTFSKNGILFYLVDDDDLFHLIHNRFIKSQLPDAEIVNFMDPREALSTILENTQNPGIVLLDLNMPYMTGWEWLAAFSKQADLSTLALSIFILSSSDSNQDRAKVKDYPFVKGYLVKPLAQADISKIIS, encoded by the coding sequence ATGAACACCGTATCTACTTCCAGTCAGGAAACTACTTTTTCTAAAAATGGTATTCTCTTTTACTTAGTAGATGACGATGATCTGTTTCATCTTATTCACAATCGTTTTATTAAAAGTCAGCTTCCAGATGCAGAGATTGTGAACTTTATGGACCCCAGAGAGGCATTATCAACGATCCTGGAAAATACTCAGAATCCAGGAATAGTATTATTGGATTTAAATATGCCTTACATGACAGGGTGGGAATGGCTGGCTGCGTTTTCCAAACAGGCTGACCTGTCAACGCTAGCTCTAAGCATATTTATCCTTTCTTCTTCCGACTCTAATCAGGACAGAGCTAAAGTGAAAGACTATCCATTTGTCAAAGGATATCTGGTAAAACCCCTTGCTCAAGCTGATATCAGTAAAATTATCAGTTAA
- a CDS encoding helix-turn-helix domain-containing protein, producing the protein MNNQLKEFAFKRFGILDLSVSENHPADRETLMTFIRILFLKAGTHITIDFKDYSLKQDALFFVNPGQWIQLEEGLQTGTVLYYNRDFYCVEIHDQEVSCDGILFRNVYEIPVVYLTQEQSASIHDILNEITAELQNEESNMEEMLRILLKQIIIKSTRIWKQEHELVNEESHQEVDFIRKFSQLVESNYTRLHAVADYAELLQMTPKNLNKRITKYSDVSPNDLIKNRILLEAKRLLAHTDLSVKEIGYKLGYDDPAYFVRFFTQQTEFSPQHFRKQYQQSEPFA; encoded by the coding sequence ATGAACAATCAACTAAAAGAATTTGCCTTTAAACGGTTTGGTATTCTGGATTTAAGTGTGTCAGAAAATCATCCAGCAGATCGGGAAACGTTAATGACTTTTATACGAATACTTTTTCTGAAAGCCGGAACCCACATTACAATTGACTTTAAAGACTATTCACTGAAACAAGATGCATTGTTTTTTGTCAATCCGGGCCAATGGATTCAGCTGGAAGAAGGTCTACAAACAGGCACAGTACTCTATTATAACCGCGACTTTTACTGTGTAGAAATTCATGATCAGGAAGTATCCTGTGATGGCATTTTGTTTCGTAATGTATATGAAATCCCTGTAGTTTATCTGACTCAGGAACAATCTGCATCCATACACGATATACTTAATGAGATTACTGCTGAACTGCAAAACGAAGAATCTAATATGGAAGAGATGCTTCGAATATTACTCAAACAGATTATCATTAAATCGACACGTATCTGGAAGCAGGAACATGAACTGGTCAATGAAGAGTCACACCAGGAAGTAGATTTTATCCGAAAGTTTAGCCAACTGGTAGAAAGCAATTATACCCGTCTGCATGCTGTAGCAGATTATGCCGAATTGCTACAAATGACTCCTAAAAACCTGAACAAACGGATTACAAAATACAGCGATGTTTCTCCCAACGATCTAATCAAGAACCGTATTCTACTGGAAGCCAAACGGCTACTGGCACACACAGATCTAAGTGTCAAAGAAATCGGATACAAACTCGGCTATGATGATCCGGCTTACTTTGTACGTTTCTTTACTCAGCAAACCGAATTTTCACCACAACACTTTCGTAAGCAATACCAACAGTCAGAGCCTTTTGCCTAA
- the trxA gene encoding thioredoxin, translated as MSQIFTDANFQKEVLESDQLTVVDFNADWCGPCRSLSPVIDALSKDYEGKVNIGKVNVDQNPVLSAEYGIRSIPAVLFIKGGKVVDRQLGAVPKTVLDQKIQLHLS; from the coding sequence ATGTCTCAAATATTCACAGACGCTAATTTTCAGAAAGAAGTTCTGGAAAGCGATCAATTAACCGTTGTCGATTTTAATGCTGACTGGTGTGGTCCTTGTCGCTCTCTGAGTCCTGTTATAGATGCTTTGTCTAAAGACTACGAAGGCAAAGTAAACATTGGTAAGGTAAATGTGGATCAGAACCCTGTTTTGAGCGCAGAATATGGAATACGTTCCATACCCGCCGTTTTATTCATAAAAGGAGGCAAAGTAGTAGACAGACAGTTGGGAGCTGTTCCTAAAACAGTGCTGGATCAGAAAATACAACTGCATCTGTCTTAA
- a CDS encoding gluconokinase, with protein MSSYFIGVDIGTTSTKAIAFSSEGHIISHHNIGYPISHPEPEQSEQDPDEILKAVIETIQQVQKEARTQGTLEGLSFSAAMHSLMAVDVQGKPLTQLIIWADNRAGAVADKLKLSPEGMEIYQATGTPIHAMSPLCKLLWLREHNPDLFKQAHKFIGIKEYVFFRLFGKYVIDHSLASATGLFDIHTLDWNKQALQKIQLPVDKLSTLVDIFHVEHCSSEWAERLTIPDQTPFVIGASDGCLANVGTGAVTPDQVSITVGTSGAVRIGIPKPWTDSKMQTFCYVLTPELFIAGGGMNNGGIIAEWLHNNLFPELEQGDFATLITKALSVPAGSDGLLFLPYLLGERAPVYNAHAKGVYFGITIQHTQAHFIRAAFEGIALAIYHTGRALLDQFPEINTLYVGGGFARSKEWVQLLADVYGKPIAITDTVESSGYGAVLVGRYALKTLKAWRLVPVDKSSQVFEPNSSNHQLYQQVFDLYCKLYNTLSPQFFS; from the coding sequence ATGTCATCGTATTTTATTGGAGTGGATATTGGTACAACCAGTACAAAAGCCATTGCATTTTCATCAGAAGGACACATCATTTCTCACCATAATATAGGGTATCCTATTTCCCACCCGGAGCCTGAGCAAAGCGAGCAAGATCCAGATGAGATACTGAAAGCAGTAATAGAAACAATCCAGCAGGTACAGAAAGAAGCTAGGACGCAAGGAACGTTAGAAGGATTAAGCTTTAGTGCGGCTATGCATAGCCTTATGGCTGTAGATGTTCAGGGAAAACCATTGACACAACTTATCATTTGGGCTGACAACCGGGCAGGAGCTGTAGCGGATAAATTAAAATTATCACCAGAAGGTATGGAGATCTATCAGGCAACAGGTACTCCTATTCATGCAATGTCTCCATTATGTAAGCTTTTGTGGTTACGAGAGCACAATCCGGATCTTTTTAAACAGGCACATAAGTTTATTGGTATTAAGGAATATGTTTTCTTTCGTTTATTTGGAAAATATGTTATTGATCATTCTCTTGCTTCTGCTACAGGGTTATTTGATATCCATACACTTGACTGGAATAAACAGGCTTTGCAAAAAATACAATTGCCTGTTGACAAACTCTCAACCCTGGTAGATATTTTCCATGTAGAACATTGTTCCTCTGAATGGGCTGAAAGACTTACTATCCCTGATCAAACTCCGTTTGTCATTGGCGCTAGTGATGGTTGTCTGGCAAATGTAGGTACAGGTGCCGTAACGCCTGACCAGGTTTCTATAACAGTAGGCACTAGCGGTGCTGTACGAATTGGCATTCCTAAACCCTGGACAGACAGTAAAATGCAAACTTTCTGTTATGTGCTCACACCCGAATTATTTATAGCAGGTGGAGGGATGAACAATGGAGGTATTATTGCCGAATGGCTTCATAATAATTTGTTTCCTGAACTGGAACAAGGTGACTTTGCAACACTTATTACCAAAGCCTTGTCAGTTCCTGCCGGCTCGGACGGGTTGCTCTTCCTTCCCTATTTATTAGGGGAACGGGCGCCTGTATACAATGCTCATGCGAAAGGTGTATATTTTGGTATTACCATTCAGCATACTCAGGCCCACTTTATCAGAGCAGCCTTCGAGGGTATTGCATTGGCCATCTATCATACAGGGAGAGCATTGCTTGATCAGTTTCCTGAAATAAATACCTTATACGTGGGAGGTGGTTTTGCCCGCTCCAAAGAATGGGTACAGTTGCTGGCTGATGTATATGGCAAACCGATTGCCATTACAGATACAGTAGAGAGTTCTGGTTATGGAGCGGTATTGGTGGGCCGTTATGCTTTAAAAACACTTAAAGCATGGCGCTTAGTACCTGTTGATAAGTCATCTCAGGTATTTGAACCTAACTCTTCTAACCATCAATTGTATCAGCAAGTATTTGATCTGTATTGTAAATTGTATAATACTCTATCTCCTCAATTCTTTTCCTAA
- a CDS encoding XAC2610-related protein, protein MKFMLISYIIIAFLTACGSSFKEKPVEKYRPSTREYKSKLFVKDRAIMNAQDFLRGDSILISRLKGYTTTSFVEINSSSFYLKIFKHPQINKPIAVLIDFDHDIMGFYISHHKKWHSMNIYESSFGKTFSVFTRLSDFNFDNYTDLALHTSSSNGCSSAHFAFYFYDPKQHIFINDTTFEKSVRGNPIADKNHLIIRSREASCACGCYTIYEHKWTDNKLRLVRTLNKDPYADTLFITNYSTTGQILSKSEEYMSYAKSQKLISDFENYKKYDVR, encoded by the coding sequence ATGAAATTCATGCTTATTTCGTACATAATTATAGCATTCTTAACGGCTTGTGGTAGTTCTTTTAAAGAAAAACCAGTAGAGAAATATCGACCAAGTACGAGAGAATATAAAAGTAAACTATTTGTCAAAGATAGAGCAATCATGAATGCTCAAGATTTCCTAAGAGGAGACAGTATATTGATTTCTCGCCTAAAAGGATATACTACAACCTCTTTTGTGGAAATTAATTCTTCAAGCTTTTATTTAAAGATTTTTAAGCACCCACAGATAAACAAGCCTATTGCTGTTCTTATAGATTTTGATCATGACATTATGGGATTTTACATAAGTCACCATAAAAAATGGCACAGTATGAATATTTATGAGAGTAGCTTTGGCAAGACATTTTCAGTATTTACCCGATTATCTGATTTTAACTTTGATAATTATACAGACTTAGCTTTACATACGTCTTCATCGAATGGTTGCTCAAGTGCACATTTTGCCTTCTATTTCTATGATCCAAAGCAGCATATATTTATCAATGATACTACATTCGAAAAATCAGTAAGAGGAAATCCTATTGCTGATAAAAATCATTTGATAATCAGATCCAGAGAAGCATCTTGTGCCTGTGGGTGTTACACTATTTATGAACACAAATGGACAGATAATAAGCTAAGGTTAGTGAGAACATTGAATAAAGATCCATATGCAGATACTTTATTTATTACAAACTATTCCACTACAGGCCAAATATTATCCAAATCAGAAGAATATATGTCTTACGCCAAGTCCCAAAAATTGATTTCCGATTTTGAGAATTATAAGA
- a CDS encoding HesA/MoeB/ThiF family protein: MNMDYERYQKHLLLPEIGIEGQEKLLQARVLVVGAGGLGCPVLQYVAAAGVGTIGIIDADVVSLSNLQRQILYTTDSVGRRKVEVAKEVLLATNPTITINTYPEKFTEDNAQALLQHYDIVVDCTDNLKARYVINDACVQANKPFVYGSIHRFEGQVAVFNYENGPTYRCLFDEDDAEPPNCADIGVLGVLPGVIGMYQALEVIKLITGIGELLSGKLLMINTLHNIYRTIKIKRRQPIITSNLQEAKTVSLKEENRIVQVSGVVKGFLQNPEVQFIDVREQALDNAVFPKEKTLHIPLSQLAGYVDELPQDKLLVVFCQSGRMSNVAVQMLTQQYGLINVENLEGGLNGLSSKQLQK, encoded by the coding sequence ATGAATATGGACTATGAGCGATACCAGAAACATCTGCTGTTGCCAGAAATCGGAATAGAAGGACAGGAAAAGTTGTTGCAGGCACGAGTGCTTGTTGTGGGGGCTGGCGGACTAGGTTGTCCCGTATTACAGTATGTGGCAGCTGCGGGTGTAGGCACTATTGGTATTATAGATGCAGACGTTGTCTCTCTATCCAATCTACAACGTCAGATATTGTATACAACTGATTCTGTAGGACGTAGAAAGGTAGAAGTAGCAAAAGAAGTTTTACTTGCAACGAACCCTACTATCACTATTAACACCTATCCTGAAAAATTCACTGAAGACAATGCTCAGGCACTACTTCAGCATTATGATATAGTGGTAGACTGTACAGATAACCTTAAGGCACGTTATGTAATCAATGATGCCTGTGTGCAAGCCAATAAGCCATTTGTCTATGGATCTATCCATCGGTTTGAAGGGCAAGTAGCTGTGTTTAATTACGAGAATGGGCCTACCTATCGTTGCCTGTTTGACGAAGATGATGCTGAACCACCTAACTGTGCCGATATAGGAGTATTGGGTGTATTGCCTGGGGTGATTGGTATGTATCAGGCACTGGAAGTGATTAAGCTTATTACAGGTATAGGCGAACTACTGTCAGGGAAGTTGCTAATGATCAATACACTGCACAACATCTATCGAACCATTAAGATAAAACGTCGTCAGCCTATTATTACAAGTAATCTTCAGGAAGCGAAAACGGTATCTTTAAAAGAAGAGAATCGTATAGTTCAGGTTTCTGGTGTTGTGAAAGGATTCCTGCAAAATCCGGAGGTACAATTTATAGATGTTCGTGAACAAGCGTTAGACAATGCTGTTTTTCCGAAAGAAAAGACCCTTCATATTCCCTTGAGTCAACTGGCAGGATATGTTGATGAATTGCCTCAGGATAAACTACTGGTTGTATTCTGTCAGTCAGGAAGGATGAGTAATGTGGCCGTACAGATGCTGACCCAGCAATATGGACTGATAAATGTCGAAAACCTGGAGGGTGGGCTAAATGGTTTGTCGTCTAAACAACTTCAAAAATAA
- a CDS encoding HAMP domain-containing sensor histidine kinase: MLSNIKLPLGSENPSRFVQERQKEFLGNIAWFCLAVLILASLPAIYYQVWIVLFAPCSFVFFLGVVLYLNRKGLIIVAGNVLSFITSLFLFLICWMEGKTTGAHLYFLPLIVVIPYLIDCNNNTQLIFHILHPTIHALWINFGDIPPRLPQISAEVQDLYTIFNFGFVVFLCQFFAYLIISHNTESTYQLRTSEKMLRTQNEELVKINQELDRFVYSISHELRAPLASAIGLGNLIREEQDVEEIQKYNDIMVQNLMRLDLLMGDILKYSRNARYEIRRDPIEFEKEIEEAIRQYQYLHTGVDIITTIQQSTDFFTDRYRFRIVLNNLISNAFRYQNPYQNPKEMHIACQVDEKRALLKVRDNGVGIAAEDQNRIFEMFYRAGNQMPHVKPGSGLGLYIAKESIQKMSGNINVVSQIGEFTEFTVEIPAM, encoded by the coding sequence ATGCTTTCTAACATTAAACTGCCGTTGGGATCGGAAAATCCTTCAAGGTTTGTACAAGAAAGACAAAAGGAGTTTTTAGGTAACATAGCCTGGTTTTGCTTGGCTGTTCTCATCCTTGCTTCTTTACCTGCTATTTACTATCAGGTATGGATAGTACTTTTTGCTCCATGTAGTTTTGTTTTTTTTCTGGGAGTAGTACTTTATTTGAATCGGAAAGGTTTAATTATTGTTGCTGGCAATGTTTTATCTTTTATAACTAGTTTGTTTTTATTTCTTATCTGTTGGATGGAAGGCAAAACAACAGGTGCCCATTTGTATTTTTTGCCACTGATAGTTGTAATACCCTATTTAATTGACTGCAATAATAATACACAACTCATTTTCCATATTCTGCATCCTACTATTCATGCCTTATGGATAAATTTTGGAGATATTCCTCCTCGTCTCCCACAGATTTCAGCAGAAGTACAAGATCTATATACAATATTTAACTTTGGATTTGTTGTTTTTCTCTGTCAGTTTTTTGCCTATCTGATTATTTCACATAATACAGAAAGCACCTACCAGCTTCGTACATCTGAAAAAATGTTGCGAACACAAAATGAAGAGTTGGTAAAAATTAATCAGGAACTGGATCGGTTTGTCTATAGTATTAGCCACGAACTACGTGCACCGCTGGCTTCAGCCATTGGTTTGGGAAATCTTATCAGGGAAGAACAGGATGTGGAAGAGATACAAAAATACAATGATATTATGGTTCAGAATTTAATGCGTCTGGACTTGCTTATGGGAGATATTCTGAAATATTCGCGTAATGCCCGATATGAAATAAGAAGAGATCCAATTGAATTTGAAAAAGAGATTGAAGAGGCTATTCGACAATATCAGTATTTGCATACAGGGGTAGATATAATTACTACTATTCAACAGTCGACAGACTTTTTTACAGATCGATACCGTTTTAGAATAGTCTTGAATAATTTGATATCCAATGCTTTTCGCTATCAGAACCCATACCAGAATCCCAAAGAAATGCATATAGCATGTCAGGTAGATGAGAAAAGGGCCTTATTAAAGGTAAGAGATAATGGAGTAGGTATTGCAGCAGAGGATCAGAATCGAATCTTTGAAATGTTTTATCGTGCTGGAAATCAGATGCCTCATGTAAAACCAGGATCAGGTCTTGGTTTGTATATAGCCAAAGAATCTATTCAGAAGATGAGTGGGAATATTAATGTAGTATCACAAATAGGAGAATTTACAGAGTTTACTGTAGAAATTCCAGCAATGTAG
- the htpG gene encoding molecular chaperone HtpG: MTVTEEKGTISIHTENIFPIIKKFLYSDHEIFLRELVSNAIDAVQKLKRLSSLGEYGGELGELKVKVSFDEAAKTITVSDNGIGMTADEIKKYINQIAFSGAKEFLEKYKDAGEGNQIIGNFGLGFYSAFMVAERVEIQTLSFREGAQAARWASEGNTEFEITKGERTERGTDIILHVAEDSKEFLDKFRLENILKKYSRFMPIAIEFDGKVINNTAPIWAKSPNDLKDEDYLAFYKELYPFSEDPLFWIHLNVDYPFNLTGVLYFPKLKNDLSLHREKIQLYSRQVFITDEVKDIVPEFLMLLHGVIDSPDIPLNVSRSYLQADSNVKKINTHITKKVADKLSELFKADRKGFEEKFDDIGLFIKYGMVADDKFYEKAKDFVLVKNTDNQYATIEEYRQKVEPVQTDKEGSVVMLYTTDPGKQDTFIQSAKKRGYDVLQLNGILDSHFINTLESKFEKVSLKRVDSDTIDKLINKEETISGILNDEEKKNLKEWFEQTLNDKNLSISVSPLPTDELPVTITLPEFMRRMQDMAKTGGNPMFGSFPTTYQVTINENHTLTQEILKADEAKRRQLIRHVYDLALLSQNLLSGSHLTSFIQRTLDLTK, from the coding sequence ATGACCGTAACAGAAGAAAAAGGTACCATCTCGATTCACACCGAGAACATTTTTCCGATCATTAAGAAATTTCTTTACTCTGACCACGAAATTTTTCTGCGTGAGCTGGTTTCAAATGCTATCGATGCTGTTCAGAAACTAAAAAGATTATCCTCTCTGGGTGAGTATGGTGGTGAACTGGGTGAATTAAAAGTAAAAGTATCTTTTGATGAGGCTGCCAAAACCATTACAGTAAGTGACAATGGTATTGGGATGACTGCAGACGAGATTAAAAAATATATTAACCAGATCGCCTTCTCTGGGGCAAAAGAGTTTTTAGAGAAATACAAAGATGCAGGTGAAGGCAATCAGATTATTGGTAACTTTGGTTTAGGCTTTTATTCTGCCTTTATGGTAGCCGAGAGAGTAGAAATTCAAACACTTTCTTTCCGCGAAGGGGCACAGGCGGCTCGTTGGGCAAGTGAAGGAAATACCGAGTTTGAAATTACCAAAGGTGAAAGAACTGAAAGAGGAACGGATATTATCCTCCATGTAGCTGAAGATTCCAAAGAGTTTCTGGATAAGTTCCGCCTAGAGAATATTCTGAAGAAATACAGTCGCTTTATGCCTATAGCCATTGAATTTGATGGCAAGGTGATTAACAATACCGCCCCAATCTGGGCAAAGTCTCCTAATGATCTGAAAGATGAAGACTATCTTGCTTTCTACAAAGAGCTTTATCCTTTTAGTGAAGATCCATTATTCTGGATTCACCTCAATGTTGATTATCCATTTAATCTGACCGGGGTTCTTTACTTTCCCAAACTGAAAAATGATCTGTCACTCCACCGTGAAAAAATTCAGTTGTATTCACGTCAGGTATTTATCACAGATGAGGTAAAGGATATCGTACCAGAATTCCTTATGCTCTTGCATGGTGTGATTGACTCTCCGGATATTCCATTAAACGTTTCTCGTAGTTATCTTCAGGCAGACAGCAACGTAAAGAAAATCAATACCCACATCACCAAAAAGGTAGCTGATAAGTTATCAGAGTTATTTAAAGCTGACCGTAAAGGATTTGAAGAGAAATTTGACGATATTGGCCTGTTTATCAAATATGGTATGGTGGCTGATGATAAATTCTATGAAAAAGCAAAGGATTTTGTTTTGGTAAAAAATACAGATAATCAGTATGCTACTATCGAAGAGTACCGTCAAAAAGTAGAACCTGTTCAAACAGATAAAGAAGGTTCTGTAGTAATGTTGTATACAACGGATCCAGGAAAACAAGATACATTTATTCAGTCGGCGAAAAAGCGGGGTTACGATGTATTGCAACTGAACGGTATTCTGGATAGCCACTTTATCAATACTCTTGAGTCTAAGTTTGAGAAGGTAAGCCTGAAACGTGTCGATTCTGATACAATAGACAAACTCATCAACAAAGAAGAAACAATCAGTGGTATCCTGAATGATGAGGAAAAGAAGAATCTGAAAGAGTGGTTTGAGCAAACACTGAACGACAAAAACTTGAGCATCAGTGTATCACCACTTCCAACAGATGAGTTGCCTGTGACAATCACTCTGCCAGAATTTATGCGTCGTATGCAGGATATGGCTAAAACAGGTGGCAACCCAATGTTTGGCAGCTTCCCTACTACCTATCAGGTAACAATCAACGAAAACCATACCCTGACTCAGGAAATTCTGAAAGCTGATGAAGCCAAACGTAGACAACTGATTCGCCATGTATATGATCTGGCCCTGCTTTCGCAGAATCTTTTATCTGGTAGTCACCTTACATCATTCATCCAACGTACACTGGATCTGACAAAGTAG
- a CDS encoding molybdenum cofactor biosynthesis protein MoaE codes for MEVVKKIKKLFIDGPIQPDFVADSIAKHSTKTNIGAHAIFLGQVRADAKDGSEVTSIHYSAYQPMAEQIMAAMRGDFFAQYNDMTCLHIYHSLGEVKAGEVSLFVFVSCRHRKQSFEALEHIVDRLKAELPVWKQEFYSDQSYRWV; via the coding sequence ATGGAAGTAGTAAAGAAGATAAAGAAATTATTCATAGACGGACCTATTCAGCCTGATTTTGTTGCTGACTCTATTGCCAAGCATAGTACAAAAACGAATATTGGAGCACATGCTATTTTTTTAGGGCAAGTACGGGCAGATGCAAAAGATGGTTCTGAGGTTACTTCTATCCACTATAGCGCCTATCAGCCCATGGCTGAGCAAATCATGGCTGCCATGCGGGGAGATTTTTTTGCTCAGTACAATGACATGACCTGTCTGCATATCTACCATAGTCTGGGAGAAGTAAAAGCAGGCGAAGTGTCATTGTTTGTATTTGTCTCGTGTCGCCACCGGAAACAGTCTTTTGAAGCATTGGAACATATTGTAGATCGTCTCAAAGCAGAACTGCCTGTATGGAAACAGGAGTTTTACAGTGACCAATCGTATCGGTGGGTATAA